A single region of the Polymorphum gilvum SL003B-26A1 genome encodes:
- a CDS encoding NAD(P)/FAD-dependent oxidoreductase has protein sequence MTAPFLIIGAGQAGLKAAETLRHAGYDGDLVLIGDEPQLPYQRPPLSKAYLKGEMDDERLLLRPQAYFDTASIEVRAGTCAVRIDPAAHRVELADGSRLAYRRLLLATGTRARQLPIAGADRAGVLTLRTIADIAPIRAALDAVEDVAIIGGGYIGMEFAAVAADFGRRVTVIEARPRVLERSVAPQISAWFEALHRARGVRLALGTGVARILGDPAATGVELADGTIIPAGLVLVAVGAEPVTGLAAGAGLAVDDGIAVDACCRTAAPDIYAAGDCASFPSARYGRRLRLESVQNAVDQARAAAAAMVGDAVAYDPVPWFWSDQYDAKLQIAGLSTGYDRTEIDGDPDSGSFALAYYAGDRLLAVDAVNAPRAHMLARRTLAADAPASGPASLARAG, from the coding sequence ATGACAGCGCCATTTCTCATCATCGGTGCCGGCCAAGCCGGGCTCAAGGCCGCCGAGACCTTGCGCCATGCCGGCTACGACGGCGACCTCGTGCTCATCGGTGACGAGCCGCAGCTGCCCTACCAGCGCCCGCCGCTGTCCAAGGCCTACCTGAAGGGCGAGATGGACGACGAACGGCTGCTGCTGCGCCCGCAGGCCTATTTCGACACCGCGTCGATCGAGGTGCGTGCCGGCACGTGCGCCGTGCGGATCGATCCGGCTGCGCACCGGGTCGAGCTGGCCGACGGCAGCCGGCTCGCCTATCGGCGCCTGCTGCTGGCGACCGGGACGCGGGCACGGCAGCTGCCGATCGCGGGCGCCGACCGCGCCGGCGTGCTGACGCTGCGCACCATCGCCGACATCGCCCCGATCCGCGCCGCGCTCGATGCGGTCGAAGACGTGGCGATCATCGGCGGCGGCTACATCGGCATGGAATTCGCCGCCGTGGCCGCCGACTTCGGCCGCCGGGTCACCGTCATCGAGGCGCGCCCGCGCGTGCTGGAGCGCTCGGTGGCGCCGCAGATCTCCGCCTGGTTCGAGGCCCTGCACCGTGCCCGCGGCGTGCGCCTGGCGCTCGGCACCGGCGTCGCCCGCATCCTCGGCGACCCGGCGGCGACCGGCGTCGAACTGGCCGACGGCACGATTATCCCGGCCGGGCTGGTGCTGGTCGCCGTCGGCGCCGAGCCGGTCACCGGGCTCGCCGCCGGGGCGGGACTTGCCGTCGACGACGGCATCGCGGTCGACGCCTGCTGCCGGACCGCGGCACCCGACATTTACGCAGCCGGCGACTGCGCCTCCTTCCCCTCGGCGCGCTACGGCCGCAGGCTGCGGCTGGAAAGCGTCCAGAACGCCGTCGATCAGGCCAGGGCGGCGGCTGCCGCCATGGTCGGAGACGCCGTCGCCTACGATCCGGTGCCGTGGTTCTGGTCCGACCAGTACGATGCCAAGCTGCAGATCGCCGGCCTGTCGACCGGTTACGATCGCACCGAGATCGACGGCGATCCGGACTCGGGCAGCTTCGCACTCGCCTATTACGCCGGCGACCGCCTGCTCGCCGTCGACGCCGTCAACGCGCCGCGCGCCCACATGCTGGCGCGCCGGACGCTGGCGGCAGACGCCCCCGCTTCCGGCCCCGCCTCCCTGGCGCGGGCCGGCTGA
- the paaA gene encoding 1,2-phenylacetyl-CoA epoxidase subunit PaaA, whose translation MYAQMVKTDADRVKRPDEMDANERAFQTRIEADIKIEPKDWMPEGYRKTLIRQISQHAHSEIVGQLPEANWITRAPTLERKAILLAKVQDEAGHGLYLYCAAETLGVSRDQLLAQLHSGKAKYSSIFNYPTLNWADVGMIGWLVDGAAIMNQVPLQRCSYGPYSRAMIRICKEESFHQRQGYDALVKMCLHGTPEQKEMAQDSINRWWWPALMMFGPSDAQSVHSAQSMAWKIKINTNDELRQKFVDQTVPQADYLGLKIPDPDLKWNEEKGGYDFGEIDWDEFYQVIAGNGPCNKQRLSDRVKAWEDGQWYRDGLMAHARKKAERRSAAAA comes from the coding sequence ATGTACGCTCAGATGGTGAAGACCGATGCGGACCGGGTGAAGAGGCCCGACGAGATGGACGCCAACGAACGGGCGTTCCAGACTCGCATCGAGGCCGACATCAAGATCGAGCCGAAGGACTGGATGCCGGAGGGCTACCGCAAGACGTTGATCCGGCAGATCTCCCAGCACGCCCATTCCGAGATCGTCGGCCAGCTGCCGGAAGCGAACTGGATCACCCGCGCGCCGACGCTGGAGCGCAAGGCGATCCTTCTCGCCAAGGTCCAGGACGAGGCCGGTCATGGGCTCTATCTCTATTGCGCCGCCGAGACGCTCGGCGTCTCGCGCGACCAGTTGCTCGCCCAGCTGCACAGCGGCAAGGCGAAATATTCTTCCATCTTCAACTACCCGACGCTCAACTGGGCGGACGTCGGCATGATCGGCTGGCTGGTCGACGGCGCCGCGATCATGAACCAGGTGCCGCTGCAGCGCTGCTCCTACGGGCCCTACAGCCGGGCGATGATCCGCATCTGCAAGGAAGAGAGCTTCCATCAGCGCCAGGGGTACGACGCGCTGGTCAAGATGTGCCTGCACGGCACACCGGAGCAGAAGGAGATGGCGCAGGATTCGATCAATCGCTGGTGGTGGCCGGCGCTGATGATGTTCGGGCCGTCCGACGCCCAGTCGGTCCATTCGGCGCAGTCCATGGCCTGGAAGATCAAGATCAACACCAACGACGAGTTGCGCCAGAAATTCGTCGACCAGACCGTGCCGCAGGCAGACTATCTGGGCCTCAAGATCCCCGATCCCGATCTGAAGTGGAACGAGGAGAAGGGAGGCTACGACTTCGGCGAGATCGACTGGGACGAGTTCTATCAGGTAATCGCCGGCAACGGCCCCTGCAACAAGCAGCGCCTGTCGGACCGCGTGAAGGCCTGGGAGGATGGGCAGTGGTATCGCGACGGGCTGATGGCCCATGCGCGCAAGAAGGCGGAACGCCGGTCGGCTGCCGCGGCCTGA
- a CDS encoding PaaX family transcriptional regulator C-terminal domain-containing protein, with translation MSTAAPDEPMETPAESAIRALVDDFAARRPIRAGAFIVTLYGDLIVPRGGAVWIGNVIETCAEVGISETLVRTAVSRLVAAGRLDGVRDGRRSFYALTPAARAEFAAASDTLYHFSKKSLQNTGFTVVLMTASEARPTFSESLLRAGFAAVGTNAAVRAGAPTDAGRAVLAGAAAAGALVINGVSEACGGTDGLRAFARSTWDLDTLSADYESFLAWFAPLRDALAGALAPQGVASLVGRLLLVHEFRAVALRDPGLPAEALPPDWAGAAARRLFADLYRALAGAADAYACGRFVGRDGPLVLDRTVMDARLYALSAL, from the coding sequence ATGTCCACCGCCGCTCCGGACGAACCCATGGAAACTCCAGCCGAATCCGCGATCCGCGCCCTCGTCGACGACTTCGCCGCCCGCCGGCCGATCCGCGCCGGCGCCTTCATCGTCACCCTCTATGGCGACCTGATCGTCCCCCGCGGCGGCGCCGTCTGGATCGGCAATGTGATCGAAACCTGCGCCGAGGTCGGCATCAGCGAAACCCTGGTGCGCACCGCCGTATCGCGGCTCGTTGCGGCCGGGCGGCTGGACGGGGTACGCGACGGCCGGAGGAGCTTCTATGCGCTGACCCCGGCGGCCCGGGCGGAGTTCGCCGCAGCCTCGGATACCCTCTATCATTTTTCGAAGAAGTCGCTACAAAACACTGGATTTACAGTTGTTCTTATGACCGCTAGTGAGGCGCGTCCGACCTTTTCCGAAAGCCTCCTGCGCGCCGGATTCGCCGCGGTCGGAACGAATGCGGCGGTCCGTGCGGGCGCGCCGACCGATGCCGGACGGGCGGTCCTTGCGGGTGCCGCGGCTGCCGGCGCCCTCGTCATCAACGGCGTTTCCGAAGCATGCGGCGGCACGGACGGACTGCGCGCCTTCGCCCGCTCGACCTGGGACCTCGACACCCTGTCGGCCGACTACGAGTCGTTCCTGGCCTGGTTCGCGCCGCTGCGGGACGCCCTTGCCGGAGCGCTGGCGCCGCAAGGCGTGGCCTCCCTGGTCGGGCGGCTGCTGCTGGTGCACGAGTTCCGCGCCGTCGCCCTGCGCGATCCCGGCCTGCCCGCCGAAGCCCTGCCGCCGGACTGGGCTGGCGCCGCCGCCCGTCGCCTGTTCGCCGACCTCTATCGTGCCCTTGCAGGCGCGGCGGATGCCTATGCTTGCGGCCGGTTCGTCGGCCGCGACGGCCCGCTTGTCCTCGACCGGACGGTGATGGACGCCCGACTTTACGCGCTTTCTGCGCTCTGA
- the paaB gene encoding 1,2-phenylacetyl-CoA epoxidase subunit PaaB, with translation MNEWPLWEVFIRGQHGLSHRHVGSLHAPDAEKAIMNARDVYTRRNEGVSIWVVEARHIAASAPGDKGPLFEPSNSKVYRHPTFFDIPDEAGAM, from the coding sequence ATGAACGAGTGGCCGCTCTGGGAGGTCTTCATCCGCGGTCAGCACGGCCTGTCGCACCGCCACGTCGGCAGCCTGCATGCCCCGGACGCCGAAAAGGCGATCATGAACGCCCGCGACGTCTATACCCGCCGCAACGAGGGTGTCAGCATCTGGGTGGTCGAGGCGCGCCACATCGCCGCCAGCGCGCCGGGAGACAAGGGGCCGCTGTTCGAGCCGTCGAACAGCAAGGTCTACCGCCATCCGACCTTCTTCGACATTCCCGACGAAGCGGGAGCGATGTGA
- a CDS encoding acyl-CoA dehydrogenase family protein: MTPHVQTVAQTQTPAPALMESLPSSDGPAAMIDRVARIARSDLAPLVHDIDLKGVYPESVMRALGAAGAYAHHAPMTGVGSFDLETAIRAMSTVGEQCLSTAFCVWCQDALAWYVANSANDTLKATLGPKLLTGEALGGTGLSNPMKTLFGIEKLRLKGERVAGGFSVTGMLPWVSNLGEDHHFGMIFSLPGEGDRMVMAVTDCAGDGVRIVANDEFVALDGTRTFAVQLRNAFIPDSAVLADPIDDYIPRIRAGFILLQAGMAFGLIRNCIDLMDQAGASLGHVNCFLPDQPGDFREQLDAFETEVYALCRTPFETSTDYFVRVVKARLAAGDASVAAAHNAMLHCGARGYVKRGAAQRRLREAYFVAIVTPATKQLRKMLADLGAA; this comes from the coding sequence ATGACCCCTCACGTCCAGACCGTGGCCCAGACCCAGACCCCTGCTCCGGCGCTCATGGAAAGCCTGCCGTCTTCCGACGGTCCCGCCGCCATGATCGACCGGGTCGCCCGCATCGCCCGCAGCGATCTCGCCCCGCTCGTCCATGACATCGACCTCAAGGGCGTCTATCCGGAATCGGTGATGCGTGCGCTCGGCGCGGCCGGCGCCTATGCCCATCACGCCCCGATGACCGGCGTGGGGTCCTTTGACCTCGAGACCGCCATCCGGGCCATGTCGACGGTCGGAGAACAGTGCCTGTCGACCGCCTTCTGCGTCTGGTGCCAGGACGCGCTCGCCTGGTACGTCGCCAACAGCGCCAACGACACGCTCAAGGCGACGCTCGGTCCGAAGCTGCTGACGGGCGAGGCGCTGGGCGGCACGGGCCTGTCCAACCCGATGAAGACGCTGTTCGGCATCGAGAAGCTGCGCCTGAAGGGCGAGCGGGTTGCGGGCGGATTCTCGGTGACCGGCATGCTGCCCTGGGTCTCCAACCTCGGCGAGGACCACCATTTCGGCATGATCTTCTCCCTGCCCGGCGAGGGAGACCGCATGGTCATGGCCGTGACCGACTGCGCCGGCGACGGGGTCAGGATCGTCGCCAACGACGAATTCGTCGCCCTCGACGGCACGCGCACCTTCGCCGTGCAGCTGCGCAACGCCTTCATTCCCGACAGCGCCGTGCTCGCCGATCCGATCGACGACTACATCCCGCGCATCCGGGCCGGTTTCATCCTGCTGCAGGCGGGCATGGCCTTCGGCCTGATCAGGAACTGCATCGATCTGATGGACCAGGCCGGCGCCTCGCTCGGCCACGTCAACTGCTTCCTGCCCGACCAGCCGGGCGACTTCCGCGAGCAGCTGGACGCCTTCGAGACGGAGGTCTACGCGCTGTGCCGGACGCCGTTCGAGACCTCGACGGACTATTTCGTCCGCGTCGTCAAGGCGCGGCTCGCCGCCGGCGACGCCTCGGTCGCAGCCGCCCACAACGCCATGCTGCATTGCGGCGCGCGCGGCTACGTCAAGCGCGGCGCGGCCCAGCGGCGCCTGCGCGAGGCCTATTTCGTCGCCATCGTCACCCCCGCCACCAAGCAGTTGCGGAAGATGCTGGCCGATCTCGGCGCGGCCTGA
- the paaC gene encoding 1,2-phenylacetyl-CoA epoxidase subunit PaaC, with the protein MTADALCQFALRLGDNCLILAQRTSEWIGHAPVLEEDIGLANVALDMVGQTQLWLGLAGELEGRGRSADDLAYRRDAGAFRNLLLVELPNGDFGQTIMRQFLFDAWHHALLKGLTRSAERRVAEIAEKALKEVSYHLARSTDLVISLGDGTDESHRRMQAALDELWPYTGEMLTQDEVDDTLAAAGIAPALETIAAEWTAHVADTLDKATLRRPPPGHMHRGGKRGVHSEHLGYILAEMQFLQRAYPGATW; encoded by the coding sequence ATGACAGCCGACGCCCTCTGCCAGTTCGCGCTGCGGCTCGGCGACAACTGCCTGATCCTGGCGCAACGGACGTCCGAATGGATCGGCCATGCGCCGGTTCTCGAAGAAGACATCGGCCTCGCCAACGTGGCGCTGGACATGGTCGGCCAGACGCAACTGTGGCTCGGTCTCGCCGGCGAGCTGGAGGGCAGGGGCCGCAGCGCCGACGACCTGGCCTACCGGCGCGACGCCGGCGCGTTCCGCAACCTGCTGCTGGTCGAGCTGCCGAACGGCGATTTCGGCCAGACGATCATGCGCCAGTTCCTGTTCGACGCCTGGCATCACGCCCTGCTGAAGGGGCTGACGCGGTCTGCCGAGCGCCGCGTCGCCGAGATCGCCGAGAAGGCGCTGAAGGAGGTTTCCTATCATCTGGCGCGCAGCACCGATCTGGTGATCTCGCTCGGCGACGGCACGGACGAAAGCCACCGGCGCATGCAGGCCGCGCTCGACGAGCTGTGGCCCTACACGGGCGAGATGCTGACCCAGGACGAGGTCGACGACACGCTGGCCGCCGCCGGCATCGCGCCGGCGCTCGAAACGATTGCTGCCGAGTGGACCGCGCATGTCGCCGACACGCTCGACAAGGCGACGCTTCGCCGCCCGCCGCCCGGCCACATGCACCGCGGCGGCAAGCGCGGCGTGCACAGCGAACATCTCGGCTACATCCTGGCCGAGATGCAGTTTCTCCAGCGCGCCTATCCCGGCGCGACCTGGTGA
- a CDS encoding ABC transporter permease, with product MSLEGAAGDIPALAGPARASQGKTLRSLGFAGLGMVLLMVLWWVGGVLVERNPNTVAFAGFAPVPALSRLADMVASGEAWAMIVPSLERVLGGLAVAIAIGVPLGILVGRVPMLREITNIPFQFLRMISPLSWMPIAVMAFPTWDGAIVFLIAIAALWPVLFATAAGLKRVDPAWFKVARNLGARPWHMLFLIILPAISQDILTGIRLALGVAWIVLVPAEYLGVTSGLGYAINDARDTLEYDRLAATVVIIGAIGFGLDFLCQQAIARLSWHRED from the coding sequence GTGAGCCTCGAGGGCGCCGCAGGCGACATCCCGGCCCTGGCCGGCCCCGCCCGGGCCAGCCAGGGCAAGACGCTGCGCAGCCTCGGCTTCGCCGGGTTGGGCATGGTCCTGCTGATGGTCCTGTGGTGGGTCGGCGGCGTTCTCGTCGAACGCAACCCGAACACCGTTGCCTTCGCCGGTTTCGCGCCCGTGCCGGCTCTGAGCCGTCTCGCCGACATGGTGGCGAGCGGCGAAGCCTGGGCGATGATCGTGCCGAGCCTGGAGCGGGTGCTCGGCGGCCTCGCGGTCGCCATCGCCATCGGCGTGCCGCTCGGCATCCTCGTCGGACGGGTGCCGATGCTGCGGGAGATCACCAACATCCCGTTCCAGTTCCTGCGGATGATCTCGCCGCTGTCCTGGATGCCGATCGCGGTGATGGCGTTTCCGACCTGGGACGGGGCGATCGTGTTCCTGATCGCCATCGCCGCGCTCTGGCCGGTGCTGTTCGCCACCGCCGCGGGCCTGAAGCGGGTCGATCCGGCCTGGTTCAAGGTCGCCCGCAATCTCGGCGCCCGGCCCTGGCACATGCTGTTCTTGATCATCCTGCCGGCGATCTCGCAGGACATCCTGACCGGCATCCGGCTCGCCCTCGGCGTCGCCTGGATCGTCCTGGTGCCGGCGGAATACCTCGGCGTCACCTCGGGCCTCGGCTACGCCATCAACGATGCCCGCGACACCCTCGAATACGACCGCCTCGCCGCCACCGTCGTCATCATCGGCGCGATCGGCTTCGGCCTCGATTTCCTCTGCCAGCAGGCCATCGCCCGGCTGAGTTGGCACCGCGAGGACTAA
- a CDS encoding ABC transporter ATP-binding protein: protein MKGAHIAVDAVTHTYRRTGKAAVADISFEVRPGEALALVGRSGCGKSTLLHIMAGLIIPSQGGVLVDGLRVGAPSPKWVVMFQQPSLYPWMSVAQNVALGLRFTGRRREIAARVPELLRLVELSDYADRNVQDLSGGQQQRVALARSLAPSPEVLMLDEPFSALDAFTRGTLQRDVRRIAKDLGITLVLVTHDLAEAVVMADRAAVLSANPGRLCEMVPIDLADRDNLRSPEYADARNRLAAAYEKAAGRELTRFADPAGEDHPLPSSPLAKPASAT from the coding sequence GTGAAGGGTGCCCATATAGCGGTCGACGCGGTGACCCACACCTATCGCCGGACCGGCAAGGCCGCCGTCGCCGACATCAGCTTCGAGGTCCGCCCCGGCGAGGCGCTTGCCCTGGTCGGACGCTCCGGATGCGGCAAGTCTACGCTGCTGCACATTATGGCGGGACTGATCATTCCGTCGCAGGGCGGCGTTCTGGTTGACGGCCTGCGCGTCGGCGCGCCGTCGCCGAAATGGGTGGTGATGTTCCAGCAGCCGTCGCTCTACCCGTGGATGAGCGTGGCGCAGAACGTCGCCCTCGGCCTGCGCTTCACAGGTAGAAGGCGCGAGATCGCCGCGCGCGTGCCGGAGCTGCTGCGCCTGGTCGAGCTGTCCGACTATGCCGACCGCAACGTCCAGGACCTGTCCGGCGGCCAGCAGCAGCGCGTCGCGCTCGCCCGCTCGCTGGCGCCGAGCCCCGAGGTGCTGATGCTGGACGAGCCCTTCTCCGCCCTCGACGCCTTCACCCGCGGCACGCTGCAGCGCGACGTCCGGCGCATCGCCAAGGATCTTGGCATCACGCTGGTACTGGTCACCCACGACCTCGCCGAAGCCGTGGTCATGGCCGACCGCGCCGCGGTGCTCAGCGCCAATCCGGGCCGGTTGTGCGAGATGGTGCCGATCGATCTGGCCGACCGCGACAACCTGCGCTCGCCCGAATACGCGGACGCCCGCAACCGCCTCGCCGCCGCCTACGAAAAGGCCGCCGGACGCGAACTGACGCGCTTCGCCGACCCGGCCGGCGAGGACCATCCCCTGCCTTCCTCCCCGCTCGCCAAGCCGGCTTCCGCCACCTGA
- a CDS encoding ABC transporter substrate-binding protein, with the protein MRGWSPLVEGFAAGKFNLVHLLKPIPVWMRYNNRFPVKIMAWAHTNGSGLVVGKHTDVTDFSGLGGKQIAVPFWYSMHNILLQYALRRSGLTPVIKGEGEAIAANEVNLRVMGPPEMPPALAAAKIDAYIVAEPFNALGELKAGARMLRFTGDIWKNHPCCVVCMNEDLTSTRKEWTQKVMNAVVRAAIYASQNKKEVARLLSKDGEGYLPVTEDVVERAMTHYDVADYGASKAIQHADWGNGRIDFQPWPYPSATKLIVEAMNETVVSGDTTFLSGLDPDFVAKDLVDYDYVKAALEKYPEWKNDPSVNPGDPFAREEVLAL; encoded by the coding sequence ATGCGCGGCTGGTCGCCGCTGGTCGAGGGCTTCGCCGCCGGCAAGTTCAACCTCGTCCACCTGCTCAAGCCGATCCCGGTGTGGATGCGTTACAACAACAGGTTCCCGGTCAAGATCATGGCCTGGGCGCACACCAACGGCTCCGGCCTTGTCGTCGGCAAGCACACCGACGTGACCGACTTCTCCGGCCTTGGCGGCAAGCAGATCGCGGTGCCGTTCTGGTACTCGATGCACAACATCCTGCTGCAGTACGCCCTGCGCAGGTCGGGCCTGACCCCGGTCATCAAGGGCGAAGGCGAGGCGATCGCCGCGAACGAGGTGAACCTGCGCGTCATGGGGCCGCCGGAAATGCCGCCGGCGCTCGCCGCCGCCAAGATCGACGCCTACATCGTCGCCGAACCGTTCAATGCGCTGGGCGAACTCAAGGCCGGCGCGCGCATGCTGCGCTTCACCGGAGACATCTGGAAGAACCACCCCTGCTGCGTCGTCTGCATGAACGAAGACCTCACCTCAACCAGGAAGGAATGGACGCAGAAGGTGATGAACGCGGTCGTGCGCGCCGCGATCTACGCCTCCCAGAACAAGAAGGAGGTCGCCAGGCTGCTGTCCAAGGACGGCGAGGGCTACCTGCCGGTAACGGAGGATGTCGTGGAACGGGCCATGACCCATTACGACGTCGCCGACTATGGTGCGTCGAAGGCGATCCAGCACGCCGACTGGGGCAACGGCCGCATCGACTTCCAGCCGTGGCCCTATCCGTCGGCAACCAAGCTCATTGTCGAAGCGATGAACGAGACGGTGGTGTCCGGCGACACCACCTTCCTCTCCGGCCTCGATCCGGATTTCGTCGCCAAGGACTTGGTCGACTACGACTACGTCAAGGCCGCGCTGGAGAAGTATCCGGAGTGGAAGAACGACCCGAGCGTCAACCCCGGCGATCCCTTCGCCCGTGAAGAGGTGCTGGCGCTGTGA
- a CDS encoding sulfurtransferase, with translation MTDRSLISPADLDALMTSEPCVVIDTRAPDSYAAGHIPGAVNLHDIFTYLATSTPEGLAELADKFAEEFGAAGLSGAETAVLYEQSMNTGFGQSCRGFFLLKYLGYPKVKVLHGGFQAWTMEGFPASTDAVSPEPKTFPVSDAGKDLMIDAATMLEAVKSDAIVKLDVRDIDEWIAESSSPYGKDFCPRKGRIPGARWIEWYRMMKPGAEGPMIKSKEEILAECATVGITPETPVYLYCFKGARASNTFLALKEAGVKDVKIYFGSWNEWSRDPSLPIEDGLPY, from the coding sequence ATGACCGACAGGAGCCTGATTTCACCTGCCGACCTCGACGCGCTCATGACGAGTGAGCCCTGCGTCGTAATCGACACGCGCGCCCCCGACAGCTACGCCGCCGGCCACATCCCCGGCGCGGTCAACCTGCACGACATCTTCACCTATCTCGCCACCTCCACGCCGGAGGGGCTTGCGGAACTGGCCGACAAGTTCGCCGAGGAGTTCGGCGCCGCCGGCCTGTCGGGCGCGGAGACCGCGGTCCTCTACGAGCAGTCGATGAACACCGGTTTCGGCCAGTCCTGCCGCGGCTTCTTCCTGCTCAAGTATCTCGGCTACCCGAAGGTGAAGGTGCTGCACGGCGGCTTCCAGGCCTGGACGATGGAAGGCTTCCCGGCCTCCACCGACGCGGTCTCGCCCGAACCGAAGACCTTCCCGGTCTCCGACGCCGGCAAGGACCTGATGATCGACGCCGCGACCATGCTCGAGGCGGTCAAGTCCGATGCCATCGTCAAGCTCGACGTGCGCGACATCGACGAGTGGATCGCGGAAAGTTCCTCGCCCTACGGCAAGGACTTCTGCCCGCGCAAGGGCCGCATCCCGGGCGCCCGGTGGATCGAATGGTACCGGATGATGAAGCCGGGCGCCGAGGGCCCGATGATCAAGAGCAAGGAGGAGATCCTGGCCGAATGCGCCACCGTCGGCATCACGCCCGAGACGCCGGTCTATCTCTACTGCTTCAAGGGCGCGCGCGCCTCCAACACCTTCCTGGCGCTGAAGGAAGCCGGCGTGAAGGACGTCAAGATCTACTTCGGCTCCTGGAACGAGTGGTCGCGCGATCCCTCGCTGCCGATCGAGGACGGCCTGCCCTACTGA
- a CDS encoding OsmC family protein has translation MSSQPATALTGCLAPIDKDGLNDLIAKGKENPKAVKTLKCKTVAKGRFRHANYIRDLDPYIVDEPPGLLGDDTAPNPSEASLAALGSCIAVGLHANAIHRGITIRSLELELEGDLNITAVWGTGDVSDKPVGFTDVRITVHMDADAPQETIDELIAHVTRWSPVFNTFSRPVNMVATST, from the coding sequence ATGTCCAGTCAACCCGCGACCGCGCTGACCGGTTGCCTCGCCCCGATCGACAAGGACGGGCTCAACGACCTGATCGCCAAGGGCAAGGAGAACCCCAAGGCCGTCAAGACGCTGAAGTGCAAGACCGTCGCCAAGGGCCGGTTCCGCCACGCCAACTACATCCGCGACCTCGACCCCTACATCGTCGACGAGCCGCCGGGGCTGCTCGGCGACGACACCGCCCCGAACCCGTCCGAGGCCTCGCTCGCCGCGCTGGGCTCGTGCATCGCCGTCGGCCTGCACGCCAACGCCATCCACCGCGGCATCACCATCCGCTCGCTCGAACTGGAACTGGAGGGCGACCTCAACATCACCGCCGTGTGGGGCACGGGCGACGTCAGCGACAAGCCGGTCGGCTTCACCGACGTGCGCATTACCGTGCACATGGACGCCGATGCGCCGCAGGAGACGATCGACGAGCTGATCGCCCACGTCACCCGCTGGTCGCCGGTGTTCAACACCTTCTCGCGCCCCGTGAACATGGTGGCGACCTCCACCTGA
- a CDS encoding TetR/AcrR family transcriptional regulator, translating into MSFPHASSTVQPLGGERAGARERLLLAACDLFCRYGINATGVDAVVAAAGTAKTTLYKAFGSKEGLVEAVLEREGQTWRDWFIAEVDKIPGDASNKLVNLFDVLKTWFAEESFFGCPFINAVGEHDKGDDRLRAIALRHKAVVLDKIRELARDARPNDPEGLTHELGLLIDGAIVAALITRDPGVADHARNAAARVLMK; encoded by the coding sequence GTGTCCTTTCCCCATGCCTCGTCCACCGTCCAGCCGCTCGGCGGCGAGCGCGCCGGCGCGCGCGAGCGCCTGCTGCTGGCTGCCTGTGACCTGTTCTGCCGCTACGGAATCAACGCCACCGGCGTCGACGCCGTGGTTGCCGCCGCCGGCACCGCCAAGACGACGCTGTACAAGGCCTTCGGCTCCAAGGAGGGCCTCGTCGAGGCGGTCCTGGAGCGCGAGGGCCAGACCTGGCGCGACTGGTTCATCGCCGAGGTCGACAAGATCCCGGGTGACGCTTCCAACAAGCTGGTCAACCTGTTCGACGTGCTGAAGACGTGGTTTGCCGAGGAGAGCTTCTTCGGCTGCCCGTTCATCAACGCCGTCGGCGAGCACGACAAGGGCGACGACCGGCTGCGCGCGATCGCGCTGCGCCACAAGGCGGTGGTGCTCGACAAGATCCGCGAACTCGCCCGCGACGCCCGCCCGAACGATCCCGAAGGCCTGACCCACGAACTGGGACTGCTGATCGACGGGGCGATCGTCGCCGCGCTGATTACCCGCGATCCCGGCGTCGCCGACCATGCCCGCAACGCCGCCGCGCGCGTGCTGATGAAGTGA